A genomic region of Solanum dulcamara chromosome 2, daSolDulc1.2, whole genome shotgun sequence contains the following coding sequences:
- the LOC129880039 gene encoding transcription factor bHLH49 isoform X1: MDIEIKNDSEPEKRNDQEVSMNYQSPNISSEWQLSGSNLTNSSMGMVDSFCPTTWDQPTTNSSNLGFCDASVQMDLGPFRAGVNRTLGPSWTPSNAMLKGGMFLPPAPMMLPQSLAQFPADSGFIERAARFSCFSGGNFGDMVNPFSIPESSMNPYYRGLAPLQGPHEVLASNGLKSPQKLQYLSNVAEGSKDVSLTVDPRNKERSPLKNEKKSENIAKSQEEAKEVAGVSGNESDEAGYSGRQEETEGAGEESYGKNIGSKKRKRGGQQDTEPDQMKGAQQPPSEIQKGEQNLNSIVSKPGGKNGKQGSQFSDPTKEEYIHVRARRGQATNSHSLAERIRREKISERMKYLQDLVPGCNKVTGKAVMLDEIINYVQSLQRQVEFLSMKLATVNPRLDFDIDGLLAKDILQSRAGPSSSLAFPPDMTMPYPPLHLPPAGMLQSGLPGYGFPSDAFRRAIDPHLATTSCGPGDYKDPSSQAQNEWDNELHNVVQMGLNSSVPSSSQDLSGSLPQGQMKTEP, encoded by the exons ATGGATATTGAAATCAAGAATGATAGTGAACCAGAAAAGAGGAATGATCAAGAAGTTTCAATGAATTATCAGTCACCAAACATTTCTTCAGAATGGCAATTAAGTGGGAGCAATTTGACAAATTCATCCATGGGAATGGTGGATTCATTTTGTCCTACTACTTGGGATCAGCCTACTACCAATTCATCAAATTTAGGCTTCTGTGATGCTAGTGTTCAAATGGATTTAGGCCCTTTTAGAGCTGGTGTTAATAGAACACTTGGTCCTAGTTGGACTCCATCAAATGCAATGTTGAAAGGGGGTATGTTTCTACCTCCTGCTCCGATGATGCTTCCGCAGAGCTTAGCGCAGTTTCCGGCTGATTCGGGGTTTATTGAAAGAGCTGCAAGGTTTTCTTGCTTTAGTGGAGGGAACTTTGGTGATATGGTGAACCCTTTTAGCATCCCCGAGTCGTCGATGAATCCGTATTATAGGGGATTGGCACCACTGCAGGGTCCTCATGAGGTTTTGGCAAGTAATGGGTTGAAATCACCTCAGAAGCTGCAGTATTTGAGTAATGTGGCTGAAGGTTCCAAGGATGTTTCTTTAACAGTTGATCCTAGGAACAAAGAGAGAAGCCCCCTCAAGAATgagaaaaagagtgaaaataTTGCTAAGTCCCAAGAAGAAGCAAAAGAAGTTGCTGGAGTCTCTGGTAATGAGTCTGATGAAGCTGGATATAGTGGCCGTCAAGAAGAAACAGAGGGTGCCGGTGAGGAGTCTTATGGAAAGAATATTGGatcaaagaaaaggaaaagaggTGGTCAG CAGGATACTGAACCTGATCAAATGAAGGGAGCACAGCAGCCACCATCTGAAATTCAGAAAGGGGAACaaaacttgaattcaattgTCAGCAAGCCTGGTGGAAAGAATGGTAAACAGGGGTCTCAATTTTCAGATCCAACCAAAGAAGAATATATACATGTTCGAGCTCGAAGAGGCCAGGCAACAAATAGCCATAGTCTTGCAGAAAGA ATAAGGAGGGAGAAAATCAGTGAACGGATGAAGTATCTTCAGGATCTTGTACCTGGTTGCAACAAG GTCACTGGCAAAGCTGTGATGCTGGATGAAATCATTAACTATGTACAGTCTCTGCAAAGGCAGGTTGAG TTCCTCTCAATGAAGCTTGCAACAGTAAATCCACGGCTGGATTTTGATATTGATGGTCTCCTGGCAAAAGAT ATCCTCCAGTCTCGAGCAGGTCCTTCATCCTCGCTCGCTTTTCCACCTGATATGACCATGCCATATCCTCCCTTACATCTTCCGCCAGCTGGAATGCTTCAATCTGGTCTTCCTGGTTACGGATTTCCTAGTGATGCGTTTCGTAGAGCCATTGATCCTCATTTAGCCACTACTAGTTGTGGACCTGGCGACTACAAGGATCCGTCATCTCAG GCACAAAATGAATGGGATAATGAACTACATAATGTTGTCCAAATGGGGTTAAATTCAAGTGTACCCTCATCTAGTCAAGATTTAAGTG GTTCTCTACCACAAGGACAGATGAAAACAGAACCCTGA
- the LOC129880041 gene encoding uncharacterized protein LOC129880041 — MASFAIEDFVGNGCLQEFVPKLLEEGWDDVPTLKIMNADDMDELNMTRRQKDAMEIRSYLHDRALMQYADKLEESGNSLTELLNLSTVDLTSKFGMKRGHVARFTDRSAASGGDSLSETYKLHMRRRTTSRNESLYRKDVSPVTSRKQSMTRSLRRTKTDISLEQSMADLEIKGGHVFKGIVASMPDEPRACGCVQATPVVETVAPYSSIENISVQKLTQEYKIGMERLVTTKTAPMKASKLWRDKPAVFVCIRRPGCIMCRAEAHQLYARKPIFDALGVQLFAVLHEQIESEVTDFWPRYWGGVVLFDRNMEFYKALGGGNLLKDKFISGFLFNPRAISNYRRAKSMGLNQNFRGEGETKGGLFIVGKGKSGIAYQFIERNFGDWAPLAEVIEICRRLQNPQESQLESVTLIRQQD; from the exons ATGGCTTCTTTCGCGATCGAGgactttgttggaaatggatgTCTGCAGGAATTTGTTCCAAAGCTGCTGGAGGAAGGGTGGGATGATGTACCAACATTGAAGATTATGAATgcagatgatatggatgagttGAACATGACTCGACGTCAAAAG GATGCAATGGAAATCAGGTCATACCTGCATGATCGAGCTCTGATGCAATACGCGGATAAGCTTGAGGAATCCGGGAATTCCCTTACTGAGCTTCTTAACCTAAGTACGGTAGATCTTACTTCAAAGTTTGGAATGAAAAGGGGCCATGTTGCCCGTTTTACAGACAGAAGTGCAGCTTCTGGGGGAGATTCTTTGTCAGAAACCTATAAACTCCACATGAGGAGAAGAACCACCTCAAGAAATGAGAGTCTTTACAGGAAGGATGTTTCTCCTGTCACCTCCAGGAAGCAGAGTATGACAAGATCCCTTAGAAGAACTAAGACAGATATATCTCTTGAACAATCAATGGCTGATTTAGAAATTAAAGGTGGACATGTTTTTAAGGGAATTGTAGCTTCAATGCCCGATGAGCCTAGAGCATGTGGCTGTGTGCAGGCAACCCCAGTAGTTGAGACTGTTGCTCCTTATTCTTCCATAGAGAATATCTCAGTTCAGAAACTAACACAAGAGTACAAGATTGGAATGGAGCGTCTGGTGACAACAAAGACTGCTCCAATGAAGGCTTCAAAGCTCTGGCGTGATAAACCAGCAGTGTTTGTATGCATTCGTCGCCCTGG GTGCATCATGTGCAGAGCTGAAGCCCACCAACTCTATGCAAGGAAACCAATATTTGACGCTTTGGGGGTTCAGTTATTTGCTGTTCTTCATGAGCAAATAGAATCAGAG GTAACGGATTTCTGGCCTCGATACTGGGGTGGCGTAGTCCTCTTTGACAGAAACATGGAATTTTATAAAGCTCTGGGAGGTGGGAATCTGCTGAAAGACAAGTTCATATCAGGTTTTCTATTCAATCCTCGAGCTATTTCAAACTATAGGCGAGCAAAATCTATGGGTTTAAATCAAAACTTCAGGGGTGAAGGTGAGACAAAAGGAGGACTCTTCATAGTTGGCAAAGGAAAGAGTGGAATTGCTTATCAATTTATTGAAAGGAACTTTGGAGACTGGGCACCCCTTGCTGAAGTTATTGAAATCTGTCGCCGCCTACAG AATCCACAGGAAAGTCAGTTAGAGTCTGTCACATTGATACGACAACAGGATTAG
- the LOC129880039 gene encoding transcription factor bHLH49 isoform X2: protein MDIEIKNDSEPEKRNDQEVSMNYQSPNISSEWQLSGSNLTNSSMGMVDSFCPTTWDQPTTNSSNLGFCDASVQMDLGPFRAGVNRTLGPSWTPSNAMLKGGMFLPPAPMMLPQSLAQFPADSGFIERAARFSCFSGGNFGDMVNPFSIPESSMNPYYRGLAPLQGPHEVLASNGLKSPQKLQYLSNVAEGSKDVSLTVDPRNKERSPLKNEKKSENIAKSQEEAKEVAGVSGNESDEAGYSGRQEETEGAGEESYGKNIGSKKRKRGGQDTEPDQMKGAQQPPSEIQKGEQNLNSIVSKPGGKNGKQGSQFSDPTKEEYIHVRARRGQATNSHSLAERIRREKISERMKYLQDLVPGCNKVTGKAVMLDEIINYVQSLQRQVEFLSMKLATVNPRLDFDIDGLLAKDILQSRAGPSSSLAFPPDMTMPYPPLHLPPAGMLQSGLPGYGFPSDAFRRAIDPHLATTSCGPGDYKDPSSQAQNEWDNELHNVVQMGLNSSVPSSSQDLSGSLPQGQMKTEP, encoded by the exons ATGGATATTGAAATCAAGAATGATAGTGAACCAGAAAAGAGGAATGATCAAGAAGTTTCAATGAATTATCAGTCACCAAACATTTCTTCAGAATGGCAATTAAGTGGGAGCAATTTGACAAATTCATCCATGGGAATGGTGGATTCATTTTGTCCTACTACTTGGGATCAGCCTACTACCAATTCATCAAATTTAGGCTTCTGTGATGCTAGTGTTCAAATGGATTTAGGCCCTTTTAGAGCTGGTGTTAATAGAACACTTGGTCCTAGTTGGACTCCATCAAATGCAATGTTGAAAGGGGGTATGTTTCTACCTCCTGCTCCGATGATGCTTCCGCAGAGCTTAGCGCAGTTTCCGGCTGATTCGGGGTTTATTGAAAGAGCTGCAAGGTTTTCTTGCTTTAGTGGAGGGAACTTTGGTGATATGGTGAACCCTTTTAGCATCCCCGAGTCGTCGATGAATCCGTATTATAGGGGATTGGCACCACTGCAGGGTCCTCATGAGGTTTTGGCAAGTAATGGGTTGAAATCACCTCAGAAGCTGCAGTATTTGAGTAATGTGGCTGAAGGTTCCAAGGATGTTTCTTTAACAGTTGATCCTAGGAACAAAGAGAGAAGCCCCCTCAAGAATgagaaaaagagtgaaaataTTGCTAAGTCCCAAGAAGAAGCAAAAGAAGTTGCTGGAGTCTCTGGTAATGAGTCTGATGAAGCTGGATATAGTGGCCGTCAAGAAGAAACAGAGGGTGCCGGTGAGGAGTCTTATGGAAAGAATATTGGatcaaagaaaaggaaaagaggTGGTCAG GATACTGAACCTGATCAAATGAAGGGAGCACAGCAGCCACCATCTGAAATTCAGAAAGGGGAACaaaacttgaattcaattgTCAGCAAGCCTGGTGGAAAGAATGGTAAACAGGGGTCTCAATTTTCAGATCCAACCAAAGAAGAATATATACATGTTCGAGCTCGAAGAGGCCAGGCAACAAATAGCCATAGTCTTGCAGAAAGA ATAAGGAGGGAGAAAATCAGTGAACGGATGAAGTATCTTCAGGATCTTGTACCTGGTTGCAACAAG GTCACTGGCAAAGCTGTGATGCTGGATGAAATCATTAACTATGTACAGTCTCTGCAAAGGCAGGTTGAG TTCCTCTCAATGAAGCTTGCAACAGTAAATCCACGGCTGGATTTTGATATTGATGGTCTCCTGGCAAAAGAT ATCCTCCAGTCTCGAGCAGGTCCTTCATCCTCGCTCGCTTTTCCACCTGATATGACCATGCCATATCCTCCCTTACATCTTCCGCCAGCTGGAATGCTTCAATCTGGTCTTCCTGGTTACGGATTTCCTAGTGATGCGTTTCGTAGAGCCATTGATCCTCATTTAGCCACTACTAGTTGTGGACCTGGCGACTACAAGGATCCGTCATCTCAG GCACAAAATGAATGGGATAATGAACTACATAATGTTGTCCAAATGGGGTTAAATTCAAGTGTACCCTCATCTAGTCAAGATTTAAGTG GTTCTCTACCACAAGGACAGATGAAAACAGAACCCTGA
- the LOC129880040 gene encoding putative pentatricopeptide repeat-containing protein At1g68930: MNIMSHISNHYCSLLKLWCESQNHNQIKKLHCFILKTIANPETFLLNNLINSYSKLNNTGYARQVFEKIPQPNQFSWNTILSVYSKSGNLSRMLEIFSRMPKRDGVSWNLIISGYASRGLAIDALEAYKLMLEDGGMSLNRITFSTMLILSSDNGWIRMSKQIHGQIVKWGFESYLFVGSPLVDMYAKAGFIYEAEKVFNELPERNVVMYNTMIMGFLRSGMVRESRSLFQDMPEKDSISWTTMITGLTQNGLDREALVLFRGMRLEGLPIDQFTFGSILTACGGLQAIEEGKQLHAYIVRTYHSENVFVGSALVDMYSKCRSIKYAETSFCRMPNKNIVSWTAMVVGYGQNGFSEEAVKSFCDMQRNGVEPDDFTLGSVISSCANLASLEEGAQFHGRALVSGLISFITVSNALVTLYGKCGSIEESHKLFDEMSIKDEVSWTALVSGYAQFGKATETIDLFEKMLEHGLHPDGVTFVGVLSACSRAGLVDKGKVYFESMVTEHGLTPILDHYTCMIDLFSRSGRLVEAKDFIQKMPFTPDAIGWATLLSSCRTHGNMEIGKWAAESLLELDPENPASYVLLTSMYAAKGNWAEVAQLRRTMRDRGVRKEPGCSWIKYKNRVYIFSADDKSSPFSDQIYTELEKLNAKMIDEGYVPDVTHVMHKVEESDKIKLLNHHSERLAIAFGLIFIPSGLPIRVVKNLRVCGDCHSATKIISKITQREILVRDAVRFHLFKDGKCSCGDFW; the protein is encoded by the coding sequence ATGAACATTATGTCTCATATTTCCAACCATTACTGTTCTCTGCTCAAACTTTGGTGCGAATCccaaaaccataaccaaatcaaGAAGCTTCATTGCTTCATTCTCAAAACCATAGCAAACCCAGAAACATTTTTGCTTAACAATCTCATAAATTCTTACAGCAAACTCAATAACACTGGGTATGCACGCCAAGTGTTTGAAAAAATACCTCAACCAAACCAGTTTTCATGGAACACCATTCTTTCTGTTTATTCAAAATCCGGAAACCTCTCGAGAATGCTGGAGATATTTAGTCGGATGCCAAAGCGAGATGGTGTGTCTTGGAATTTGATTATTTCGGGGTATGCATCTCGAGGTTTAGCTATCGATGCTTTAGAGGCGTATAAGTTGATGTTAGAAGATGGGGGGATGAGTTTGAATAGGATAACATTTTCGACAATGCTTATATTGTCTTCGGACAATGGTTGGATTCGAATGAGTAAGCAAATTCATGGGCAGATAGTGAAATGGGGATTTGAGTCGTATCTTTTCGTGGGTAGTCCGTTGGTTGATATGTATGCGAAAGCAGGGTTTATTTATGAGGCTGAAAAAGTTTTCAATGAATTGCCAGAGAGGAATGTGGTGATGTATAATACAATGATTATGGGGTTTTTGAGGTCTGGGATGGTGAGAGAGTCAAGAAGTTTGTTTCAAGATATGCCTGAGAAGGATTCCATTTCTTGGACAACGATGATAACGGGGTTAACACAGAATGGTCTTGATAGGGAAGCACTTGTCTTGTTTAGGGGAATGAGGTTAGAGGGGCTTCCTATTGACCAATTCACGTTTGGGAGCATTTTGACTGCTTGTGGAGGCCTCCAGGCTATCGAAGAAGGCAAACAACTTCATGCTTATATAGTCAGAACCTATCACAGCGAGAACGTGTTTGTAGGTAGTGCCCTTGTTGACATGTATTCAAAGTGTAGAAGCATCAAGTATGCTGAGACTTCTTTTTGTAGAATGCCAAACAAAAATATTGTCTCTTGGACTGCAATGGTCGTTGGATATGGACAGAATGGCTTTAGCGAAGAAGCTGTTAAGTCTTTCTGCGACATGCAAAGGAATGGAGTTGAGCCAGACGATTTTACTTTAGGAAGCGTAATAAGCTCATGTGCAAATCTGGCGAGCTTGGAAGAAGGAGCCCAGTTTCATGGTCGAGCACTAGTGTCAGGCTTGATATCTTTCATTACTGTTTCTAATGCACTTGTGACCCTATATGGTAAGTGTGGCAGCATAGAAGAATCTCACAAGCTTTTCGATGAGATGTCCATTAAGGATGAGGTCTCTTGGACGGCATTAGTGTCAGGATATGCTCAGTTTGGAAAAGCAACTGAAACAATTGATTTATTTGAGAAAATGCTGGAACATGGTCTTCACCCAGATGGAGTAACTTTTGTTGGGGTTCTTTCAGCTTGCAGTAGGGCCGGACTTGTGGACAAAGGCAAAGTTTATTTTGAATCAATGGTGACAGAACATGGACTTACGCCTATTCTTGATCATTATACATGCATGATTGATCTATTTAGTCGATCTGGTCGTTTAGTAGAAGCCAAAGATTTTATACAGAAAATGCCTTTCACCCCAGATGCAATTGGTTGGGCTACACTGTTGAGTTCATGTAGAACCCATGGTAACATGGAAATTGGCAAATGGGCAGCGGAGTCTCTTTTGGAACTTGATCCAGAAAATCCTGCCAGCTATGTCTTGCTCACAAGCATGTATGCTGCGAAAGGAAACTGGGCTGAAGTGGCTCAATTAAGAAGGACCATGAGAGATAGAGGTGTGAGGAAGGAGCCAGGATGTAGTTGGATCAAATATAAAAACAGAGTGTACATTTTCTCTGCTGATGACAAGTCAAGTCCATTTTCAGATCAAATATATACAGAATTGGAGAAATTGAATGCTAAAATGATAGATGAGGGTTATGTACCAGATGTAACTCATGTCATGCATAAAGTTGAAGAGtctgataaaataaaattgctTAACCACCACAGCGAGAGGCTTGCTATTGCCTTTGGCTTGATCTTTATCCCCTCTGGGCTCCCCATAAGAGTGGTAAAAAACCTAAGGGTATGTGGTGACTGCCATAGTGCAACTAAAATCATTTCTAAGATCACCCAAAGAGAAATTCTTGTAAGAGATGCAGTTAGATTTCATTTATTTAAGGATGGAAAATGTTCTTGTGGAGATTTCTGGTGA